ACGTTCGTTAACCAGGTTTTTCAAGGTTTCCAAATCCTTGGACAAGAAATTCTTGGGAATAGCGAACTGAACTGTCACTGGCTTAGAATCATCTAGCATCATGACAGCTAAGGCGTCATGATTGGACAGCTGCACTAACTCAAAATTGGTCAAGCGTTGATGCTTCGGCTCAACATCCAAGATGACAGATGTGTAACCTGTCAAATCTGCTAACAGTTGACTGGCCGTTGCAAAGATATCCTCAAGACGAAAAGCTTCATAATCAAAAGCCTTAATGACCTGATAAACATCTTGCTCATCAATACTATCTAATGCCAATGAGTTTTGAACAAAATACTGGAAACCAGCTTTACTCGGTAAACGACCACTTGAAGTGTGAGCCTTTTCCAAAAATCCAAGTTTTTCCAGTTTAGCCATTTCATTACGAATGGTTGCTGAACTAGAATCTATAGCAGTTTGCAAAGCTTTGGAGCCAATAGGCTCATGCGTTTGGGTAAACATATCAATGATTAAATTTAAGATATCGTTTTGTCTAGGTGTAATCATAGAACCTCCCTCCACGCCTTAGCACTCTTTATCCATGAATGCTAATTTATGTTTCTAATTATACACCTCTCCTAGCGTAAGTCAAGCGAAAAACTCAAAAAATTAGCACTCTTTATCCATGAGTGCTAATCAATCTGTTTATCATATTTTTCTAAATCATATTCTTTAATGATACGTTCAAGTTGATTGGCATAATCATCATCTTGAGTGTAATCGTAGCGGTAAAAAGCTTGGGCTGCAACACTAATGCTAGAAGCGGTTGCTAGGATCTTATATAAATTTTTATTGGCTAGACTACCATCTTTTAAGCCTGCTAAATAAATCTCCAAAGCATGATTCCAAGATGGGTAAATAGCATAGTCTCTTTCGACCTCGCTAATATTACCCTCGTTACGTTCCATGTTACTTAAACGGATACTATCCTCGCCTGGTTTGGCAGGGATAGCAAATAAATTATTATACTTGGCAGCTAGTAAATTCTGACCAAAATTAGAGTCATAAGCTGCTTGGGCAATCAAAACTGACGGTCTAATCCCATAATAAGTTGATAACTCTTGCACATCAGGAGCAATTTTTTCAATAAAGCGATCATTA
The sequence above is drawn from the Streptococcus pluranimalium genome and encodes:
- the hrcA gene encoding heat-inducible transcriptional repressor HrcA, with the protein product MITPRQNDILNLIIDMFTQTHEPIGSKALQTAIDSSSATIRNEMAKLEKLGFLEKAHTSSGRLPSKAGFQYFVQNSLALDSIDEQDVYQVIKAFDYEAFRLEDIFATASQLLADLTGYTSVILDVEPKHQRLTNFELVQLSNHDALAVMMLDDSKPVTVQFAIPKNFLSKDLETLKNLVNERFLGKAVLDIHYKLLTEVPQVIHKYFTITDNILDLFDYIFQGLFRETILISGKVNALTYADLPTYQFLDNEAKVAMEMRSSLSEKEPTTIQVADSREPALANLTVIRHQFLIPYRGFALLSVIGPVEMDYRRMISLINVVSRVLALKLADYYRYLSGNHYEVN
- a CDS encoding glucosaminidase domain-containing protein → MRRRFKFSFFIGLAIAFILIGILPLALNYGSLSAEKKVATGLDNDRFIEKIAPDVQELSTYYGIRPSVLIAQAAYDSNFGQNLLAAKYNNLFAIPAKPGEDSIRLSNMERNEGNISEVERDYAIYPSWNHALEIYLAGLKDGSLANKNLYKILATASSISVAAQAFYRYDYTQDDDYANQLERIIKEYDLEKYDKQID